AAATATCCAAAAGATTTACATATTATTCAGCTAGATAATGGAGGGTTTCACAGTTCCTTAAACTTAAATATACCGGAGAATGTCATTTTACTGTTTCAACCTGCATATAGCCCGGAAGTAAATCCCATAGAAAGGTTATGGAAGTATATCAAAGAGCAATTAAAATGGCAGACTTTTGACAATCTAGAAGAATTGAGAGAAGC
This genomic window from Microcoleus sp. FACHB-831 contains:
- a CDS encoding transposase, giving the protein KYPKDLHIIQLDNGGFHSSLNLNIPENVILLFQPAYSPEVNPIERLWKYIKEQLKWQTFDNLEELREAVEKSLGKLSKEIVASLTGWKFILDALSVADI